The following is a genomic window from Vibrio cyclitrophicus.
AAACCATATTAAATAACATACGGAACCCATTTGTATGGCTCATTGGCATTTCGTGTCTATATACTGTGTTTAGCTATTATTATCATGGGTCCAGCTCTAGAGAACTAAGAGCACTGATTGGCGTTACTCTTTTTCTTATCGCTTTTCCATACCAAATTTTGACGAAAAAAGTCATTCAATGGGTCGTTTTGATCGGTAGTTTGGCAATATGTGCCAATAGCGTCTATTTCAACCTCTATATAGGTACGGGCCGCAATGCTGGTTATATAAACCCGATCCCTTACTCGACGGCGTGCGCATCAATATCCATAATCGCGTTCTCTTTATTGCTAGATAGCTCTCCTTTTAAGGGTAAAGTTCTTCCTTTAGTCGCTTTTCTGCTGTCGTTGCCTCCTATCATACTAAGTGAAACTAGAGGGATTTGGTTAGCGTTTACTTTAAGTGTCTTTATTATAATCGTAGCTAAATGTATTAAAAACCCGCCTTCGAGAAAATATATATTATTTACTTTTGTATTTACAGCCGTTCTCACTGCTACTGGCGCTTTCTTATTTAAAGAGAAAATAAATGAGAGATACGACCAAACTATCTATGAAATCAAAAAGATTCAATCGGGCGATTATAATACTTCCGTTGGGCTTAGGTTACAAATGTGGATGTTAGCTCCGGAATTAATAAAACAGAAACCAATGCTAGGACACGGCAAGGAACAACGGGAGATATTAAAAGATAAGTTAGAACATGGTGAAATATCCAGACCGCTATATCATTATGCTTCAGCCCACTTCCACAATCAAATTTTGGATAAAATGGTTAAATCTGGGATGATAGGCGTAATACTTGTACTTAGCCTTCTACTTTATCCACTAGTGATGATGAGAAAATCACCACCACTCGATGTGTATATCATAATTGGTTTGGTTAGTTTATTTTTTATCGCTGGTTTAACTGATGTTCCTTTTAATCATCCTCAGCCTCTGATGCTATATTTATTATTTCTAGCCCCTACATACTCAAGAATTCAGAGAGATCCCAATGACTAAAATTTTTGTCATAAACCTAGAATCTTCTATAGAAAGAAGAAAAAATATTAGTCATCAATTGAATGAATTAGATCTTTCATTTGATATTTTTAATGCTGTAGACGGTCGAACATCCCCTCCTCATCCACTACTTAACCGTTATAACGATTGTTTAAGCCAGACATACCGAGCAAAGACTTTGAGTGCTGGCCAACTAGGCTGCTATGCGAGTCACTACTTGTTATGGGAAAAGTGTGTTGAAATAAATGAACCAATAATCGTCATTGAAGATGATGCTCTTATATTTAAAGAGGCATTTCTTAATTTCATACAAGATATTCGTGACATACCTGAAACTGTAGAATGTGTGAGATTATTCAAAAATAAGCGCCGTAAATATGACTCTTATGAAGTGTTCGGAGCTAAATCAACGAGTATTCACAAGTTTACTAAAGGTCACATGAGCGCTACAGCTTATTTTTTAAGACCTTCTGGGGCTAAAAAATTCCTCCACCATTCGAATGAATGGTGTATGGCAGTAGATATTTATATGGATCGATTCTGGCAAAACGAAGTTGAGTGTTATGGGACTGCTGTTCCTTGTTTAACAAACGATCCTAAATTTGATTCTGATATCGGCTATGAAAAAAGAATAAGCACCAGAAGTTTATTAAAAAAATGTAAACGCGAGTGGTTTAATTTAAATGAAACCATCCAACGCCATCTACATAATATAAAATTCAAATACTCGAAGCGGTAACCCAATGAAAATTCTTGTTGCTAGTTCTTACTATCATGCTCAAAATAGCGTACGCCCTGAAGCTGAAATGTTTATAGAAATGGTAAAACAGGGCCATGAGGTCACTGTAATTACCCAAGGAGATGCCGAATATACGGAACGATTTAGAGCATGTGGTGTAAAAGTCGTTGATGCATATCCAACTAAAAAGATCTGCTTAAGCACTATCAAAGCTTATAGAGCCGAGCTGAACAGCAAAGCCTATGACATCTTTTATGCGTTTAATTCTAAAACTATCCCAAATGCGGCGTTTGCTTGTATTGGCAAAAAGACAAAATTAATTACATATCGCGGGACTACAGGTGGCTTGTATCGCCATGATCCTTCAGCCTACCTCACTCACCTGCACCCAAAAGTCAGTGGTGTTGTTTGCGTATCAAAAGCGGTGGCTAACGACGTTAAAAAGAGAGTTTGGTGCAGTAAAGATAATGTAGTTACCATTTATAAAGGTCATGAACTAGACTGGTATACCGTTCAGGCAAATAAGCCAGAAGAGTTTGGCTTAGACTCCAATAACGTCATTGCTGTTTGTGCAGCTCATGTGAGACCTAGCAAGGGAATCGATGTTCTAATAAAAGCTACACACTTTGTTGATAACCCAAACTTTCATCTTCTTTTAATTGGCAGTGGTTACGAACCTTATTTTGATATGGCGAAAGATAGCCCTATGTCAGAGAGAATACACTTCATTGGTCACAGAAAAGATGTTCCATCCATTATGGCTATGGCTGATTTTCAAATTCAACCATCAATCAGTGGAGAGGGGCTTCCAAGAACGATTGTTGAAGCCATGGCAAATGGAACACCGTCAATAGTGACAACAACGGGTGGCTCCCCAGAGCTGATCGAAGAAAACGAAACTGGCCACATTGTTCCCGTAAAAAATGCTCAGTTATTAGGTGAATCTATAAACAACATGGCAAAGAGTAAAGAACGATGTTCAGAAATGGGGCATAAAGCAAAGATCAGACTCCAACGCTACTTTTCGTCATCAGAAACAGTTAAACAACACATTCGCTTTTTTGAAAAATTAACGAACAAATAGCTTAGCAATCAAAGGGCAAGTAAGTGGATAAACCAACTTGCCCAAACAACCTACTTGTGGTCTTGAATAATTCTGTTTATCACTTCTTTTTGAGTCTCGACTATCGCATTCAGTTGTTCCAAAGAACTCAACTGGTAATTGCTCTTGTCATTGGCTAATGCTTCAAGCTTAGCTTTTAACGTGGTCATATTATCATTAGAGGCCAGTTTATAAACTGTTACTAATGACAACCACTTTCTTGATAAAGATGGCAATAATTTAGCCACAATTCTCTTATATGAGTTTTCTAATAATTTACCAATGGGCATCTTATTGACACTCATGAAAGGTAAGTCGTGTAAGGTCAGCTCTACATCCATAGATTCGGCAAAGTCATACCACTTTTCATCGTCAAATGCTGGAGAGAACCGAACGCCTTTCCAAGGGATGCGAAGTGCATCTGCAATAATGGCGCCGTGCATAGCCTCAGTCACAACGGACTCACACTCTTGAAGAGCCAACAAAAAGGCCTCTACAGGTTGTTTGGCTGTAATATAGGTTAAACCTATCTCCTGACAAACTTTTTCCCAATCAATAAAGTCTTCACTACGGTGATGAGGTATAAAGCCAATCTTCCCTTTTTGTTTTTCCGCTTTCGGAAAGTCAACTTCACGCAGCAGATAAGCACCATCTCCAACTACCAATTCGGGTTTTAACCCCAATTTTTTTGCCGTTCTTGGACCTCTCACCCCATACACTGTGCACTTATCATCCAGCGTCGGCACATTCCATTCCCAAGCCCCTGAGGAAAAAATAATAATTTCTTCTGCACTGGCTAAGTTTTTATTTATTCGCTTCTCCGTCAAAATAGTCCCGATACCTAAAAAGTAACGAGAGCTATCTTCTGCAATCAAGTCACCAAAAAGCTGTGGCCACAGCCAGGGATTTAGATCATCCCCTACATTGTAAGTATCTGACAAGCAGTACTCTAATTTAAAAGCCACTGGTTAGCTCCTTTCTTTTTCGATAAGCCATAAGCCAACATATTTATTGAAATTCACTTGAGCGTAGGTCATCGCCATAATGAAGCCGACGCTGCCATCCATAAAGCCACGACGAATAATATACACAAGAAAGAACGTCCATATTGCACGTAATAAAGCTAAAAATAAGCCGTGTGATTTCTTACCTTTGCGATGGTACTTTTGCGAGCCAAGCCAAGCGTACTGCGCTGCTTTGTCTAGGCCGTGACCATAATCACGATGGGTATAATGAAGTAAATAGCCCTTCAGGACACCAGTAGAACCTTGCTCCGGAATAATTGTCTCGTGAACCTCGTCCAACGTATATCGAGAGCCTTCTCTCTTAAACAGCCTTAATACTGCACGAGCACTGCGGCCGTATTTTAGAGTCGTGCCATACAGAGTCACTCCCCAAGGCAGTTTGTACGCTGTGTGTTTGATTTGATCTTGCTTTAATAGTTCAACTAAATTGTTACTTATTTCTTCATCTAACGCTTCGTCAGCATCAATTGATAGCACCCAATCACATGTTGCTTTATCTAGCGCTCGCTGCTTTTGCTTACCAAAGCCAGGCCAATCTGTGATGGTCACGTTATCTGTATATTTTTGGCATATTTCAACGGTTGCATCTGTTGAGCCACTGTCTAAAACAATCAGTTCATCGGCAATATCAACAACAGATTTAAGGCAAGTTTCAATTCGGTCTTCTTCATTCTTGGTAATAACAATGACAGACAGGGTATGTTTTCTCATTATTCAGCCCTAGAATTTCCAATAGTTTAATGATTTACGGATTTTAAAGTTACGAATCCAATTTTTTGGCTTGTTATCTTGCCAGCCGCTTTCTAGCACATCAGTAATAGCACTCAGAACTCTCGCTGAGGATTGCCCATCTAAATATGGTGTTATTGACGGTCCGTAATGAGCGATAGCGTTATCTCTTTCTTCATCAGGTAGCATTGCTTGCTTAATTGCTGACTCTAATTTCTCGGCTTGAGTAATGTTAATAAAGCTTGCTTGAGGGTCTCGATTATTTACCGTGACAACAGGCTTATTGAGCAACAAGAATTCCTGAAATATCGATGAGTTGTCACACACCATAACATCAGCACGATGTTGCATTTCAATCACTCGGTCATTATCGAAAAAGAGAAGGTTATCCCCTTCCAGTGCTTGATATTTCGCTCTCGTCTCTTGATTCATTTTAGGATGAAGAGTCACTAACCATTGCCACTGACTCAGTTGACTGAGGCGCTTAAGCTCTTCATAAACCAACTCTGCACACGATAAGCTTGGCGAAAAAGTGGAAGCGAACAGAATTTGAGGTCTCTCATGACGATTCTCACTAGCTTGATAATTAAACAAGCTATCGAGCTTCAGCCACCCGGTCTCTTTAACTTGAAAATAGCCGCGCTGCTTAGCTAGCGGCTCAAGCGAGCTTGTTCTTTCATGGCCTTCGGTGCAATACAAATCAAATAGACCACGTTCAGGGTATAAGTTCCCACGTTTGCTCTCGTTCAAACCATGAAATACTTGTACCTTCAACCCTGGAATAAACGCCGGAACACGATCACCAGGCACTAGAACGGCAGAAGGATTAAAGGCAATAGCTTCTGTCAAAGAGACGCTCTGCTCTTGATCCAGTAAAAGATGTTCAGAAGCGTCTTCACCAACAAGCAACCACTTAACCTCATGGCCGAGTTGCTTCGCGTAATCATAGAATGGGCGAAGAATAGCAAATGAATAATTTTGCTCGACGTAGAGCAAGAAACGATAGGTTTGATCGGTTTGCATAAGCGATGAGATAAAATTCACCATGTCCGTTTGAAAGCGCAACTAAGCATTTAATTATAACGCTCTTTACTTTCGAGATTGAAGAAAATACTCTTCTGAATATTGATTTTACCTTCTGGTGTCACTGTTCTTATGCTTATACGACTTATCTATACTCTCATATTGTCATTAGCTTCTCCGCTACTGCTGTATGGGCTTTATAAGAACAAACCTGGAAAGCCAAGTTTTGGTCAGCGTTGGAAAGAACATTTCGGGATCACACCGCAAACTCAAGGTAAGAATCCTATCTGGATTCACGCAGTATCGGTTGGTGAATCGATTGCCGCCGTACCGATCATCAAGCAACTGAAGCGACGCAATCCAAACCAAGCCATTATCGTTACCACGACAACCAGCACGGGTGCAGAGCAGATAGAAAAACTCGGTGATTTAGTCGAGCATCGCTACATGCCGATTGATTTTTCTTGGTGTATTCGAGGTTTTTTGAAGACTGTTCAGCCTAAACAGATGCTAATCATGGAAACCGAGTTATGGCCAAATACACTGCACTGCGTCGCGAAAGCTGGAATCCCCATTTCGGTACTCAACGCTCGCCTATCTGAACGCTCGTGCCAGCGTTATGCTAAATTCCAAGCCGTTTTTGAGCTCTTAGCCAAAAATCCCTCTCAAGTACTTTGCCAATACCCAAGTGATGCTGAGCGTTTTATACGATTAGGGTTAGATAAAGCATCTGTGCATGTGACTGGGTCGATCAAGTTTGATATTGAAGTTTCCGCTGAACAAGTATCAAAAGGCAAAGCGTTACGTGAACAAATTGGCTTTGAACGCTGTGTGTGGATAGCAGCCAGCACTCATCAAGGCGAAGATGAAATTATCTTAGACGCTCATAAACAGCTCCTTAAAGACAATCCTAATACTTTGCTGATGATTGTGCCTCGTCATCCAGAGCGATTTAATCAAGTGACGGAACTGGCTAAACAACACCAATTCAACACCATTACTCGAACGAGTCAGCAACCAATCACCTCTAATGTTGAAGTGTATATTGCGGATACGATGGGAGAAATGTTGGTATTACTCGGCGGATCTGATGTGTGCTTTATGGGAGGGAGCCTTGTGGGCGATAAGGTAGGTGGCCACAATCTTCTAGAGCCTGCGGCACTGCAGTTACCTTTACTCAATGGCCCTAGCTATTTTAACTTCAGCGAGATCACAGACAAACTACTTGAAGCTCAAGCTGTCACTATTAGTCAAAACAGTAATGAAATTGCAGGCCAGCTAAGAGAGCTATTCTCTCAGCCTGACTTGCGTAAAAACAGAGGCTTAGCGGCTTATCAAGTGGTTGAACAGAACCGAGGGGCGTTGAATAAAACCTTGGCATACATTCTTAGCTAATGGCCTTCTTAGCTAGTCACCACTCTTAACTAACAGCAACTAACCTTGGTAGCCTTGCAATAACGGTTCCCAATCCTGCTCTTGCCATTGAATCTGGCGCTTGTTCACTTCTTTTAAGAACGAGCGCTTTAAGCGATTCAAGTTATCTTCTTTCCAGTCATCACCCGCTTGATGACCACACTTATCAAAGTCAATAATCCACACGTTTTGTGAAGTATCAAGCAAGATATTATGAATGTTGAGATCGGTATGATTAACCCCAGCATCGTGCATCTTGCGTACCTCTTGCCCAATTCGACGATAAACATCCGCATCTATCGGGCCATTGACCAAGACATCAACCAGATCTTTGGCATTGGGAACTCGTTCAGACATTAAGTCCGCTCGATAAAGTAGTCCGCTTTTAATGGCTCTAGCAGCAATGGGCTTCGGTACATTCACACCTGAGTTTGCCAATGCCTTGAGAACATTAAGCTCCATCGCACAGCGCGTGCTTTCCCAATCAGAGAAGCGATATTGGTCTTCGACTAGCTTCCCAAACAATCCGCCACGGCGATAATGGCGCAATGCGGCCTGTATTCCATCAAGCTGAATGAACCATGTGGTACCGCGTCCTTGAGCACTGCCTGAAATGGCGTCTTGTTGCTGCCAATATTCAGCCTCAAAGATCTGAGCGATATCGCCCTCTGGTACCTGAGCCAAAAGTTCAGGGTCGTACCAAATTGTTTGGTTCTTGATGCTAATCGTTTCCATCTATGAGGCCTTTGGGTCGCTTTTCGTCATTGCTATTTTACAACTAATGCGAGTATCTGCATAATTCTGATGTTATTCACTTTTTTCGGGCACTTTATGTCACTGTTCTCAACTGCACCTCAATCTCTTTGCATACTTCGCCTCTCCGCGATTGGCGATGTTTGTCATGCTATTTCTGTGGTTCAAGCCATCCAGAAGCAGTGGCCTGAAACGAAAATCACTTGGATAACGGGCAAAATAGAAGCCATGCTGATCGGTGATCTACCCGGTATTGAGGTGATTGTTTTCGATAAGAAACAAGGCTTCAAAGGAATGCGTGAATTATGGCGTCAGCTATCTGATCGTAAATTTGATGCACTTCTGCATATGCAAGCCGCACTCAGAGCCAGCGTGCTATCTTGGGGGATAAAGGCGAAGTGCAAAGTGGGATTTGGCAAAAACCGTACTCGTGAAATGCAGTCACTCTTTACCAACCACCATCTACCTATTTCAGATAAGTTTCATGTGTTGGATAACTTTGCCGAATTTGCTCGCTACATTGGTGTCCCCTTCGATAAGCCTCAATGGGATATCCCTTTAACACCTGAAGATGAACAACTCGCAATTAGCACCATGGCAGACAAGCCGACCTTGGTTATCTCCCCAGCTGCAAGCAAAGATTCACGCAATTGGTTAACTGAGCGATATGCAGCTATTGCTGATTATGCTGTCGAACAAGGCATGCAAGTGGTGTTATGTGGCTCTCCGGCACCAAGAGAAGTTAACCTTGGTAGCGACATCGAAAAATTATGCCAGTCGCCAGTAACCAACTTGATTGGCAAAACGAACTTGAAGCAACTGACTGCCGTACTGAAACATGCAACGGTGGTATTGGCACCTGATACTGGCCCAGCCCACTTGGCAACTACGCAGTCAACGCCTGTAATTGGCTTGTACGCGCACAGCGATCCTCGTAGAACAGGACCTTACAACGATCTCGATATCGTAGTGAGTGTTTATCAACAGCACGTAGAAGCACAACAAGGAAAGCCAGTCGCAGACCTTCCATGGGGAACCCGTGCTAAAGGCGATGACCTGATGAAAGACATCACTCTCGATATGGTAAAGCAACAACTCGATAAGGCCTTAAACTCTAGTAAAGCACCGAATTCGAACACTACATTAAGCAAGGACAGCTAAAATGAGCACACACGTTATTTATCCAGGAACTTTTGATCCGGTGACCAATGGCCACCTTGATATCATTGTTCGTGCCGCTAGCATGTTTGACCATATCACTGTTGGAGTAGCAGCGAGCCCAAGTAAAAAAACCATGTTTGAATTAGATGAACGTGTAGAGCTGTTACGTGATGCGGTATCTCATTTACCTAACGTGTCTGTTGAAGGGTTTTCGGGGTTACTGGTCGATTTTGCTAAACAGCAGCAAGCGAATGTGTTGGTGCGAGGCCTAAGAACAACCATGGATTTTGAGTACGAGTTTGGACTCACCAGCATGTACAGAAAGCTACTTCCAGGCCTTGAAAGTGTATTTTTAACGCCTTCAGAGGAGTATGCATTCCTCTCTTCGACAATAGTTCGAGAAGTGGCCATTCATGGTGGGGACATTAGTCAGTTTGTGCCACAAAAGGTGGCAGCCGAAATAAAGCTGAAGACTGCCAAGTAATTCTCTTTGTCTACACAAAAAAATAGCGCTCATTGAGCGCTATTTTTTGATACAGATAAATTCATTGAGATCCTTACATATTAGCCCTGACACTGCAAAACCAATGAATTAGATCATGCTAACTTCAAACACTCTTGAGGTTCGTCACAACCATAACTTCTAGCAAAGCGAACAATCATTACAAAGAGTCAAGCGAGTGATAACATAATCTCTTGTGAACAAATACACCAATTATAGCTTTATGAAATCATACTGTATTACCTTAAAAGCGAACCATTGTAGGCAAAAATCAACAGCCAATGCCCTTAAGGATGCTCAGGTTGATTTTGAGTTTTTTATCGGAGTGGATGCACGAACCGATGAACACCCTCTACTAACAAGAGTTCACGATAGAACTTTTTTACACAATATGGGTAGACCGCATGCAACAGGGGAAGTTGGATGTTATGCAAGCCATTATCTTATTTGGCAAAAATGTATAGAGCTAAATGAACCCATTTTAGTCTTCGAAGATCATGTAGATATTAATATCGACATATTTCGTAATACTCTGGCTATCGCCGAGCAGCATATTGAGCAGTGTGGTTTTATTCGCTTACAAGACAGTAAGAATAGACTACATTATTCAGTTGATACGTACGATACACAACATCTTGTAAAGTATTTGAAAGTTCCTCAAGGAACCGCCTGCTATGCTATATCTCCTAAAGCGGCACAAGCTTTCATCGAACAAAGTTCAACTTTTAATTATCCAGTTGATGTATTCTTAAGGAATACTTGGATTCACAAACAGCCGATGTTTGGTGTCCGTCAAGCAGGCTTACAGCGAAGCCAACAACCGTCTATTATTGGCAACCGTAAGCATAAAGGTAAAAAAAATTACTTCGTAGCATTCATGAAAATTTTAAATAAAGTAAAAAGCATGACACTTAATCTAGCTACAAATATTTTCCATTTTTTTATTCTAAGAAAAGAGTACAGCCCTAAATTAAAAGGGTGGAACTAAAAATAGCGCTCAGTGAGCGCTATTTTTTATTCAAAGTTTATCAATGACTACAGCGAGTAATAGGCTTTATACCAATCCGCGAAAGCTTTCGCCCCCTCTTGGATCTTCACTTGAGGTTTATAGCCAACCGCTTCAAACAAATCTTCCGTATCAGCGTAAGTCGCGTACACATCACCAGGCTGCATTGGCATGAAGTTCTTTTTCGCTTCAACACCTAGAGCACCTTCTAATGCTTCGATGTAATCCATTAATTTAACCGGGCTGCCATGACCGATGTTAAACACGCGATACGGAGCAGAACTGGTTGCTGGTGACCCTTGCTCAACGGTCCAATCTGGTTGCTTGGCTGGAATACGATCTTGAACACGAATAATACCTTCAACAATATCATCGATATAAGTGAAGTCACGCATCATGTCGCCGTTGTTATAAATGTCGATTTCTTTGCCCGCTACGATTAGATTCGCAAACTTGAACATCGCCATATCAGGGCGACTCCAAGGGCCGTAAACCGTAAAGAAGCGAAGACCTGTCGTTGGTACGTCGTATAAATGAGAATAGGTATGCGCCATCAACTCATTCGACTTCTTAGTCGCGGCGTACAGTGAAATCGGGTGATCAACACTGTCTGCTGTATGGAATGGCATTTTTTGATTCAAGCCATAAACGGAACTCGATGAAGCATAAACGAGGTGTTCAACTTTGTTATGGCGACAGCCTTCCAAAATAGCTAAGTGACCAACAAGGTTGCTATCAGCATAAGCCATTGGGTTATCGATTGAGTAACGAACGCCAGCTTGCGCCGCTAAGTGAATAACGCGGTCAAATTTTTGCTGTGCAAAAAGCTCAGCGATACCTTCTCTATCAGCAAGATCCAGCTCGATAAAGGTTAGGTTTTCATGCTCGATACGTTTCAGACGGTCATGCTTTAAAGAGACTTCGTAGTAGTCATTTAGGTTATCAATACCAACAACCTCATCTCCTGCCGCACATAGTCGCTCTGAAACTGCAGAGCCAATAAAACCAGCAACGCCAGTTACTAAATATTTCATTCTACTATTCTCAATTCGTATAATTATTGCAATTGTAGCTACTAGACCGAATATCTACTAGCTTAAAAAGGTGAACATAGGTTCAGTTTTTCTATACCTGACATTGAGAGCAAAAAAACGTATTCCTTTGTCCTATCTTTTGCTCTTCAAGCTTCTCACCACAAGTAGGGCACTTTTCACCAGCTTTACCGTAAACTTGCAGTTCTTGCGCGAAATATCCAGGCTTGCCATCTGCTTGTGAGAAATCTTTTAGGGTAGTCCCACCTTGTTCGATAGCCGTCGCAAGTACTTGTTTGATCTCATCGGTTAACAAGATCCATTCTTCTTTTGTTACTTTGCTTGCAGGACGCAAAGGACTAATACGTGAAGAAAATAGCGCTTCATTGGCGTAGATATTTCCGACGCCCACCACTACTTTATTGTCCATGATGAACTGCTTTACGGCCACTTTACGTTTTTCTGCCTTCTCGGCTATGTAGTCAGCGTTAAAGTCGTCCGTTAACGGTTCAGGGCCAGAACCAAGCAAAACTGAATGGATTTCATCGGGTGCTGACCACAACCAAGCACCAAAGCG
Proteins encoded in this region:
- a CDS encoding 3-deoxy-D-manno-octulosonic acid kinase; the protein is METISIKNQTIWYDPELLAQVPEGDIAQIFEAEYWQQQDAISGSAQGRGTTWFIQLDGIQAALRHYRRGGLFGKLVEDQYRFSDWESTRCAMELNVLKALANSGVNVPKPIAARAIKSGLLYRADLMSERVPNAKDLVDVLVNGPIDADVYRRIGQEVRKMHDAGVNHTDLNIHNILLDTSQNVWIIDFDKCGHQAGDDWKEDNLNRLKRSFLKEVNKRQIQWQEQDWEPLLQGYQG
- a CDS encoding glycosyltransferase family 4 protein; protein product: MKILVASSYYHAQNSVRPEAEMFIEMVKQGHEVTVITQGDAEYTERFRACGVKVVDAYPTKKICLSTIKAYRAELNSKAYDIFYAFNSKTIPNAAFACIGKKTKLITYRGTTGGLYRHDPSAYLTHLHPKVSGVVCVSKAVANDVKKRVWCSKDNVVTIYKGHELDWYTVQANKPEEFGLDSNNVIAVCAAHVRPSKGIDVLIKATHFVDNPNFHLLLIGSGYEPYFDMAKDSPMSERIHFIGHRKDVPSIMAMADFQIQPSISGEGLPRTIVEAMANGTPSIVTTTGGSPELIEENETGHIVPVKNAQLLGESINNMAKSKERCSEMGHKAKIRLQRYFSSSETVKQHIRFFEKLTNK
- the coaD gene encoding pantetheine-phosphate adenylyltransferase — encoded protein: MSTHVIYPGTFDPVTNGHLDIIVRAASMFDHITVGVAASPSKKTMFELDERVELLRDAVSHLPNVSVEGFSGLLVDFAKQQQANVLVRGLRTTMDFEYEFGLTSMYRKLLPGLESVFLTPSEEYAFLSSTIVREVAIHGGDISQFVPQKVAAEIKLKTAK
- the waaA gene encoding lipid IV(A) 3-deoxy-D-manno-octulosonic acid transferase → MLIRLIYTLILSLASPLLLYGLYKNKPGKPSFGQRWKEHFGITPQTQGKNPIWIHAVSVGESIAAVPIIKQLKRRNPNQAIIVTTTTSTGAEQIEKLGDLVEHRYMPIDFSWCIRGFLKTVQPKQMLIMETELWPNTLHCVAKAGIPISVLNARLSERSCQRYAKFQAVFELLAKNPSQVLCQYPSDAERFIRLGLDKASVHVTGSIKFDIEVSAEQVSKGKALREQIGFERCVWIAASTHQGEDEIILDAHKQLLKDNPNTLLMIVPRHPERFNQVTELAKQHQFNTITRTSQQPITSNVEVYIADTMGEMLVLLGGSDVCFMGGSLVGDKVGGHNLLEPAALQLPLLNGPSYFNFSEITDKLLEAQAVTISQNSNEIAGQLRELFSQPDLRKNRGLAAYQVVEQNRGALNKTLAYILS
- a CDS encoding O-antigen ligase family protein, with the translated sequence MNIINRQQIYTALLLLPYFFAVTGMLVWDSGDKKMIPLFLISIIVSIFAFKKETILNNIRNPFVWLIGISCLYTVFSYYYHGSSSRELRALIGVTLFLIAFPYQILTKKVIQWVVLIGSLAICANSVYFNLYIGTGRNAGYINPIPYSTACASISIIAFSLLLDSSPFKGKVLPLVAFLLSLPPIILSETRGIWLAFTLSVFIIIVAKCIKNPPSRKYILFTFVFTAVLTATGAFLFKEKINERYDQTIYEIKKIQSGDYNTSVGLRLQMWMLAPELIKQKPMLGHGKEQREILKDKLEHGEISRPLYHYASAHFHNQILDKMVKSGMIGVILVLSLLLYPLVMMRKSPPLDVYIIIGLVSLFFIAGLTDVPFNHPQPLMLYLLFLAPTYSRIQRDPND
- a CDS encoding polysaccharide pyruvyl transferase family protein, which encodes MAFKLEYCLSDTYNVGDDLNPWLWPQLFGDLIAEDSSRYFLGIGTILTEKRINKNLASAEEIIIFSSGAWEWNVPTLDDKCTVYGVRGPRTAKKLGLKPELVVGDGAYLLREVDFPKAEKQKGKIGFIPHHRSEDFIDWEKVCQEIGLTYITAKQPVEAFLLALQECESVVTEAMHGAIIADALRIPWKGVRFSPAFDDEKWYDFAESMDVELTLHDLPFMSVNKMPIGKLLENSYKRIVAKLLPSLSRKWLSLVTVYKLASNDNMTTLKAKLEALANDKSNYQLSSLEQLNAIVETQKEVINRIIQDHK
- a CDS encoding glycosyltransferase family 9 protein, which codes for MSLFSTAPQSLCILRLSAIGDVCHAISVVQAIQKQWPETKITWITGKIEAMLIGDLPGIEVIVFDKKQGFKGMRELWRQLSDRKFDALLHMQAALRASVLSWGIKAKCKVGFGKNRTREMQSLFTNHHLPISDKFHVLDNFAEFARYIGVPFDKPQWDIPLTPEDEQLAISTMADKPTLVISPAASKDSRNWLTERYAAIADYAVEQGMQVVLCGSPAPREVNLGSDIEKLCQSPVTNLIGKTNLKQLTAVLKHATVVLAPDTGPAHLATTQSTPVIGLYAHSDPRRTGPYNDLDIVVSVYQQHVEAQQGKPVADLPWGTRAKGDDLMKDITLDMVKQQLDKALNSSKAPNSNTTLSKDS
- a CDS encoding glycosyltransferase family 25 protein — its product is MTKIFVINLESSIERRKNISHQLNELDLSFDIFNAVDGRTSPPHPLLNRYNDCLSQTYRAKTLSAGQLGCYASHYLLWEKCVEINEPIIVIEDDALIFKEAFLNFIQDIRDIPETVECVRLFKNKRRKYDSYEVFGAKSTSIHKFTKGHMSATAYFLRPSGAKKFLHHSNEWCMAVDIYMDRFWQNEVECYGTAVPCLTNDPKFDSDIGYEKRISTRSLLKKCKREWFNLNETIQRHLHNIKFKYSKR
- a CDS encoding glycosyltransferase family 2 protein, whose product is MRKHTLSVIVITKNEEDRIETCLKSVVDIADELIVLDSGSTDATVEICQKYTDNVTITDWPGFGKQKQRALDKATCDWVLSIDADEALDEEISNNLVELLKQDQIKHTAYKLPWGVTLYGTTLKYGRSARAVLRLFKREGSRYTLDEVHETIIPEQGSTGVLKGYLLHYTHRDYGHGLDKAAQYAWLGSQKYHRKGKKSHGLFLALLRAIWTFFLVYIIRRGFMDGSVGFIMAMTYAQVNFNKYVGLWLIEKERS
- a CDS encoding UDP-N-acetylglucosamine 2-epimerase: MQTDQTYRFLLYVEQNYSFAILRPFYDYAKQLGHEVKWLLVGEDASEHLLLDQEQSVSLTEAIAFNPSAVLVPGDRVPAFIPGLKVQVFHGLNESKRGNLYPERGLFDLYCTEGHERTSSLEPLAKQRGYFQVKETGWLKLDSLFNYQASENRHERPQILFASTFSPSLSCAELVYEELKRLSQLSQWQWLVTLHPKMNQETRAKYQALEGDNLLFFDNDRVIEMQHRADVMVCDNSSIFQEFLLLNKPVVTVNNRDPQASFINITQAEKLESAIKQAMLPDEERDNAIAHYGPSITPYLDGQSSARVLSAITDVLESGWQDNKPKNWIRNFKIRKSLNYWKF